The following DNA comes from Halorubrum sp. BV1.
ATCCACAGCGGCACGAGCAGCGCGAGGCCGGACACGGCGGCCGGAAGAAGCGTCGCCGGCCAGCGCAGCCGCCCGAGCGACACCCGGTTCGTCGTCTGGCCCGCGTCGTCGCCGCCGCCCGCCCGCTCGGACCGGACCGCCCACTCGAGCGCGAGCACGACGAGCACGACAACGAGGAGCTGCATGGAGAGCAGCGCGGCGTAGTCGCTGCCGAAGGCTCTGTACTCGGCGTAGATCTGCTGGGTGAACACCGGGAGCCGCATGATAGACGGCGTCCCGAAGTCTGAGACGGCGTACAGCGCCGCGAGCAGGGAGCCCGCCGCGACCGCGGGGCGGATCGTCGGAAGCGTCACCCGCCGGAACGCCGCGAGTCGGCCGTGGTTCAGCGTCCGAGCCGCCTCCAAGAGGGTCGTGTCGAACGACAGCAGCGCGGCGCGGGTCGTTAGGTAAACGTACGGATACGTGTACAGAGTGATGACGAGGATGGAGCCGGAGAGTCCGTGTATCTCGGGAACCCGCTCGACGCCGAGCGGCGCGAGCACGTCGTGGAACTCGCCGCGTCGCCCGAACGCGGAGACGAACGAGAAGGCGCCGACGTAGCTCGGCACGACGAGCGGGAGGGCGGCCGCGACGGACCAGAACCGACGAAACGGCAGGTCCGTCCGGACGGTGAGGTACGCGAGCGGCACACCGAGCACGATCGAGAAGGCCGTGACGCCGCCCATCAACAGCAGGCTGTTGAGGAGGATGTCCGCGGTGTTGGGGCTAAAGAGGAGATCCAGCGCGCGGTCGCGCTCGACGGTCGTCGCCTCGATGACGAGCCACGCCAGCGGGAAGACGAGCGTCGCCGCGATCGCCGCACAGACCAGCGTCAGCCCGAGGGGCAACTGCCCCTCGCCGTCGGTCAACACGTCGCGGATCCGGTGTCTCAAGCTCATTGTCCGGGAACGAATCGCTCGCTTCGAGCGAGAGCGCGCCCGCCGTTAGCAGTTCCGATTCCCGTCGCGAGCGCGCTCCGACGGATATATTAGTTTAGGGCAACCTAAAGAATTTCATGGAACTGACGCGACGCGACGCGGCGGCCGCGCTGGCCGCGCTCGGCGCGACGGGCGGCGTCGCGCTCGGCGTCCGGCGAGCGGGGGCCAACGGTGACGGCGACGCGTCGGGCGACGGCAGCGTGGACGGCGAGTCGGCGACCGGCGAGGGGCTTCCCGACGACGAGGCGGTCCGCGAGACGATGCGCGCGGTGGCGACGGTCGTCTACCCCGAGGCCGTGTCGGGCGTCGACGCGTTCGTCGACGGCTTCCTCGACGGTCGCCTCGACGGGTCGGCACACGACGCGGGGATCCGAGCGGCGGTCGCCGACGTCGAGTCGGTGGCGCGGTCGTGGTACGACGCCCCACTGACGGGCCTCTCCGCGTCGGACCGCGAGTCGGTGCTGCGGGAACTCGGCGTGGACACGGCCGAAGAAGACCCGCACGGAACGACGGCCGAGCGCGTCCGGTACTACGTCGTCAACGAACTGCTCGTGGCGCTGTACGCCTCGCCGACGGGCGGGGGACTGGTCGGCATCGAGAACCCGCAGGGGTACGCGGGCGGTGCCGAAAGCTACACCCGGGGGCCGCCGTGAGCGGCGCGGAGAGCCTCGGAGACGAGCCCGCCGACGCCGAGGCAGTCGACCGCACCCCCGTCCCGACCGCGGACGTCTGTATCGTCGGTGCAGGGCCGGCGGGAGCGCTCGTCGCCGACCGGCTCGCCGGCGATCACGAGGTCGTGGTGCTCGACGCGGGACCGCGGTTTGACCCCGCGGATCGGCTCGCGAGACAGGAGCGCGCCGTCCGCCCGTTCTACGACCGCCCGGACGTGTGGGACGTCGGCGGCGCTCGCGACGCTCACGAGAACGCGGGGGAGCGGGCGTATCCGCTGAACCACGCCCGCGTGAAGGGGATCGGCGGGTCGACGCTCCACTGGCAGGGGATGGTGATGCGCCTCCACGAGGACGACTTCGCCTCCGAAACGGCTCGGGGAGTCGGCACCGACTGGCCGATAGCGTACGCCGACTTGCGGCCCTACTACGCGGCGGCCGAGCGCGAACTCGGCGTCGCCGGCGCGTCGGACAACCCCTACGCGCCGCCCCGCGAGGAACCGCACCCGATGCCGCCGTTTGAACCCTCCTACAGCGACTCGCTTTTCGCCGAGGCCTGCGAGGCGCTGGGGATCGACATGCACTCGGTGCCGAACGCGCGCAACTCCGAGCCGTACGACGACCGGTCCCCCTGCGTCGGCTACGGCACCTGCCAGCCCGTCTGTCCGAGCGGTGCGAAGTACGACGCGACGGTCCACGTCGAGCGTGCGGAAGCCCAGGGCGCGACCGTGATCGACCGCGCGAGCGTCGGGCGGCTCGAACACGACGACGAGGATCGGGTGACCGCCGCCGTCTACGCGACGCCGGAGGGCAACGAGCACAGACAGGAAGCGGAGGCCTTCGTCGTCGCCGCCGGCGGCGTGGAGACGCCGCGACTCCTCCTCCTTTCCGCCTCTGACCGCTACCCCGACGGGCTCGCGAACGGGAGCGGTCGCGTGGGCGAGTGCTTCATGGACCACCTCTTTGCGGGCGCGGGCGGCACGCTCGATGAACCCACTCGCCAGAACCACGTCGGCTTCTACACGAGCGCGTGCGACCAGTTCTACGACGAGGCCGACGAGACGCAGGCTCCGTTCAAGCTGGAGTTTTTCAACTACGCCGGTCCCTCACCGGTCGAGATGGCGCTATCGGGCGATGACTGGGGCGACCCCCTCTTGGAGCGGCTGCGCGACGGGTACGGCAACCACGTCGCGATTGGCGGGCTCGTCGAGCAGCTCCCCGACGCCGACAACCGGGTCACCCTCGCCGACGACCGCACCGACGACCACGGCAACCCGGTCCCGCAGATCGAGTGGAGCGTCGACGACCGCGCGCTCGACACGGTTGAGCGCGCGAACGAGATCCAAGTCGAGATCTTAGCGGAACTCGGCGCGGACGTGGAGTGGGTCGCCGGCCCCGACGCGACCGGCCCCGCCTACCACCAGATGGGGACGACGCGGATGAGCGCTGACCCCGAGCGGGGCGTCGTCGACGCCGACTGCCGGACGCACGACCTAGAGAACTGTTGGATCGCCTCAAGTTCCGTCTTCCCCACCAGCGGCGCGATGAACCCGACGCTCACCATCGCCGCGCTCGCGCTCCGCGTCGCCGACGACGTCGACGCGCGGCTCGCGGGGACGTGAGGCGACTGCACGACTCGCGCGGCTTGCGGAGGGCGTGACACCGGCCCTCGCCTGTTTTAGGCAAACCTAAAAATTCAAGTGCGTGCGACGTGAGGTTCGGGTAATGAGCGACTCAGCGCATGCGACGAACGGGTCTGTGAGCGCCGTGGACGCGGATCCGAGCGACGACGAGGCGACCGACCGGCGCGACGGTGCGGCCGCCGACACGACCGCCGCCCGCAGCGACGACGCGGCCGACGCCTACACCTTCGACGACCTGAGCGTCGTGATGGGGACGTACAACGAGGCGGAGGCGATCGCCACCGTCCTCTCCGACATCGACGAGGTCACCGACGGCCGCGCGGAGGTCGTCTGCGTCGA
Coding sequences within:
- a CDS encoding gluconate 2-dehydrogenase subunit 3 family protein yields the protein MELTRRDAAAALAALGATGGVALGVRRAGANGDGDASGDGSVDGESATGEGLPDDEAVRETMRAVATVVYPEAVSGVDAFVDGFLDGRLDGSAHDAGIRAAVADVESVARSWYDAPLTGLSASDRESVLRELGVDTAEEDPHGTTAERVRYYVVNELLVALYASPTGGGLVGIENPQGYAGGAESYTRGPP
- a CDS encoding GMC family oxidoreductase — protein: MSGAESLGDEPADAEAVDRTPVPTADVCIVGAGPAGALVADRLAGDHEVVVLDAGPRFDPADRLARQERAVRPFYDRPDVWDVGGARDAHENAGERAYPLNHARVKGIGGSTLHWQGMVMRLHEDDFASETARGVGTDWPIAYADLRPYYAAAERELGVAGASDNPYAPPREEPHPMPPFEPSYSDSLFAEACEALGIDMHSVPNARNSEPYDDRSPCVGYGTCQPVCPSGAKYDATVHVERAEAQGATVIDRASVGRLEHDDEDRVTAAVYATPEGNEHRQEAEAFVVAAGGVETPRLLLLSASDRYPDGLANGSGRVGECFMDHLFAGAGGTLDEPTRQNHVGFYTSACDQFYDEADETQAPFKLEFFNYAGPSPVEMALSGDDWGDPLLERLRDGYGNHVAIGGLVEQLPDADNRVTLADDRTDDHGNPVPQIEWSVDDRALDTVERANEIQVEILAELGADVEWVAGPDATGPAYHQMGTTRMSADPERGVVDADCRTHDLENCWIASSSVFPTSGAMNPTLTIAALALRVADDVDARLAGT
- a CDS encoding iron ABC transporter permease, with amino-acid sequence MSLRHRIRDVLTDGEGQLPLGLTLVCAAIAATLVFPLAWLVIEATTVERDRALDLLFSPNTADILLNSLLLMGGVTAFSIVLGVPLAYLTVRTDLPFRRFWSVAAALPLVVPSYVGAFSFVSAFGRRGEFHDVLAPLGVERVPEIHGLSGSILVITLYTYPYVYLTTRAALLSFDTTLLEAARTLNHGRLAAFRRVTLPTIRPAVAAGSLLAALYAVSDFGTPSIMRLPVFTQQIYAEYRAFGSDYAALLSMQLLVVVLVVLALEWAVRSERAGGGDDAGQTTNRVSLGRLRWPATLLPAAVSGLALLVPLWILGLWLIRSETGRRPSMAFEPVQVLNSVSISAAAAVVAAMVAIPIAYFAANHDSPLAAVFERATYVGFAVPGIVLALALVYFGSGYLPWIYQTLPLLVFAYVVRFLPQAVGSSRTAILQVDQQLVEAGRTLGESPGGAFKRVTLPLTRSGIVAGAALVFLTTMKELPVTLVLRPSEFETIVTQIWRAQETALYQYAVVPTLILLVISGLSMVVILTQEGGKEGL